In Esox lucius isolate fEsoLuc1 chromosome 3, fEsoLuc1.pri, whole genome shotgun sequence, the sequence ttttttttttaaatgcctaaaacgatattatttattttacctgttGATGGCGGCGAGAGGTTGCGCCAAGTTGTAGAGCATCGCTCGCGCCGGGAGAGGGAACGCGTTGGGGCTCAGCTGAACCATTCGAGCGTCGTTCAGCGCGTCTCGATGCGGCAGCGGCAACGGCACGGGTGGTCGGCGAAGCTCCGTGATCGGTACCGTGTGACTGTCCGTTCTCTGCTGTCCCGCCTTTATATCGTCCCTCCTCGAGAGCTCAATCACTGGTACTTCCCTTTTCAGATCAAGCGCGTCGTAAGCGGTTTCCTTGGTAACGCCGTTGAGGATGATGGTCCCGTTGCGCGGGTTTCGCAGAAGCGCGTCATCTGTCTTAATCCCCTCCCCAGTGAAGTTTCCCTCATTCGAGTCCAGGTCGTTGCATCCATTCTCCCTGATGATGGAATCCTGCTTCAGTGGACTGCACGATTTGGCACCGGGACTTACAGGACAAAGCTCCGGCTTCATTTTTTCCATCATTTCATCCCGTTGCTGTTATATCCTATAAAATGTCTGTCTTTAATTTAGATGTCGAACACACCACCCTATAAATCCGAAAAAAACACTCCATAAATGCAtacaattaaaacagaatggcaTATAAACATTCTGTTATTTATTCTGGTGAGAGACATATTTCAAGCTAAGGCAGTATAGAATACGTTTCTTGAAAATGTCATCACTCCATGATGCCTTATCATTGTACGGTGTGAAAGGGCCTCGGGTATGGATACAGCTAGAAATCCCCGTTACaaagaataaatgttttgatgtcGTATTCTATATAGCCAAGAAATAAGCAAGAAAATAACtgctaaaatgtattcacttgcGGATAACATTTTCGATTAATTACGCCGGTGGCATGTATTAATCAATGGTCACAACATAATGTCATTAGAATATCATTATTTCGCAGGGTTGTGTTAGTCAATCTAGGACCATCGAATGAAATGATTTGCTATTATAAAAAAAGGCTGAGGCCTACCATTAATAATTCTCTAAATTTTAAGTGCAAaaaattttatgttttttacagAATACTTAACGAAAAAATTACCTACAGAAAATATGAAAAGCACCATGATGTGCATAAATTATCCGAGGTCGTTCTAAAACAGCATACTGGAAGCATTTAATGGTCAATCGACTGCCTTGTTCTTCGAAGTCCTTTCCCATTTTATTCCTAATTGAATTATACGACGATGGCGGCCTTTACTATAGCCTGGAGAGAAAACAGTCAGTGTGGTATTTCAAAAGACAATCGGTGTGTATAGGTTTTCGAGAGTTGtcttttattaaatacatttttgggagGGGAGAGAAATGCCGCCTAAATTGTGCACTTTAACGTTTGCCATTTGATCTTACAATCAGCCTATTTGACTTGATCATCTGTATGACTTAATAAGAGAGTAGCATTTGCCTAAGTACATGTTTTTCTTAGTTTGCAACGTCGTTAATTGTAGAAATCCCATCTTGGCCTTTATAACGACCCTATATAATTATCTCTCTCACGTCGTAAGCAGTACGATTCAGTAGTCACACACTTCGATTATGAATTTGCATCAGACATTTGTACCAAATGTGGACATAACCGAGTTGTTGTTCCGAACGTTAATAAAGGCTTCGTTTAGCCTACATTCTGCTGTGGTTTTGCAAAATATGCACGATACCATAACCAAAAACCAGACAATCATTTTAACTGTGAGCTAATAATATAAACAACAACCGTCAATGAGAatattacaaacaaaaaatattctaaCAACGAAACTTAACTTTTGATTTGGCTATAGCCCCAattgtgttttcattatttCCCAAGAAAATAATAGGCCCTAAAGCGTTCTTAATGGATCCCAAAGTGTCCACCGAACGAACAATAACGAAAAAACACTTCACACACATTCCTTATTGTAATTCAAAAACAATTATCGTGCAAAACCCAAgcatgaaaaatgaaatatcGATGCATTTTATGCACTTACCGTTCCCGACGTGTTGTTGATGTTAGTGTAAAAGTGGAGCCATTTTGTGAGTGGGTCATCCAtgtctgagtttttttttttagtgccCGTGAAGTGCAGTGTGGAACTGGAAGTGAGGTTTGAGTTATTCCTCACTGCGTCCAGCGCTCCCGCTCAGTATGGGGAGCGGAACACCAGCGCAATGTGGCCAGGCGAGATAAGCGCACGGCACCGGCCTCTTCGTTCCCGATAAGCCCCTAAAGTCATTATTTATGAAATGATTCATTATTATTTGGCTGTCGTAGGCTATATAGGCTTGTGGAGGGCAACGCATAAAAAAGATATGGATGCAGCTCCAGTAACTACATCGTTGCGAGGTATAGGCTAAAGGTGGTACATTTTTCTGATATAAAATGTTTCCctggaaaacaaataaacatatgtTTTCCAAGGTAAGCCTACAATCGGTTTAGTCTTAATGCGCTAGTCATATTCATATTAGCGAAATAATCACTGATAAAATAATAAGATAAAATATGCATTCATGATATTTATTCCAGCAAGAGAATGCAGgtctattttcaattacattcgTTACTATCAAAATGTCACAGTGGGCCTACTTTAGAGATgaataatgtgtgttttgtggtccaagtaaaaaaaaaaaaaagattcaataTCTGAAACTGGGAATTGTtcactgtcattgtttttatgtaGCCTAACTATCGAGTGGCCTTGCCTGGGATTCATGGCAAATTTTGCGGGGATCCCCTGGGGGCGACATGGCTGCGAGAGATAAACCCATATCAGCGCCCTTTCATCGGATAAGGGGAGGGCGGAATCAGCAGTGACACGCCATCACTGGACAAAATACGGCAGGTTAAATGATCAGGTTGCTTAGAAATAGTTTTAACGTTTCTTCAAAGGAAGAATAGTAGGCTACACTAATTGGAATAGCTTATAGTATTTGATTCGGGCTaatatattttagttatttactgAAATATCGAGGTATTTAACTGCCTTCGATGAGATTCTAGTCACCTGGCCAATAATATTCGACAACGTATATTCTATGCCACCTTTACACATTTCAAACTGTGGTTTCGGTCAGTCACGAGCTCTCTGTCTTGCACATTGTAAAGTCGGCTGTCACGCTCTTATACAATTTCACGTGCTTTTACTGGTCACGACATGCATCCTACATACTGGTGGATCAGACAGAGGAAGCTGACGGcaactgaaagaaaaacaaacctattttaattaccccccccccccccccccccaaaaaaaaaaaaaagaagatcaAAATAAGGTGTCCCTGCACGCCCAAGGGGTTGAATCACGTTCCACAAAGAAATGAACCAGTTTGCTATATGAACAGTTACTCCAACATTGGTTGCCAATGATCCACTCCATTATGGTAAGGCAAGCTTTGTGGCGAGAAAAGGCTGCCTGGAAGATTGGATGGAAATGTTGCAAGTCACCAAATAAGAATGTGCATTTGAGGCCACTGGTCGTCaagaaaaaatacacaaatgcaCCTTTGACATACGGAAGTATCGGCtatttattgtgaaataaacATTACATAGTCTTTCGTTTGTATCATCTTGTGTATCCTGGAACAGAGCGACGTTGTCGTACTCCTTTGTTGTGTCTAACACCCGTTTTGATGAACTAAACGTTAAAGTCTAAACCCACTAGACAAGCACAAGGAGGTGTACAGCGTTCTTCCTATGGCTCTCCCTGAGTTAAACATCTCGGATAATGCCGGCATTCATACATTGTCGTGTTGTCACCGTCCCAACGGCAAGGTCAGCGGGGAGTTCCGGCGTGGCCGTTGCGACGGTGCGGCAAGACACGGATGGTGGCGGTGCTGTCACGGGTCATAAGGCGTGTCACCTGATCCAGGGTCAGTCCGGCCACCGCCTCGCCGTTCACCTCCAGGAGCTCGTCCCCGACGCCCAGGAGACCGGAGTACAGGCCCTCCTCGGCCCCGTCTCCCACCTGCTCCATGTAGACACCTGAGGTGAGgggaggtgaagagggagaCGGATGAAGGACGGCCACCAAGCTTCGCATTGCGCGCGATGGGCTAACGGTCCACCTGACTATGTTACatttgaaacaataaaatgtccctggacagtcggctacaatgtcctcccaacCACCCAAATAACACATGTTCAATGAACAAAAACTGGCTCGTTCAAAATGCTGAAATCATCATCTAATTGATGCGGTGTTATTGTACCTGTGACAGGTCGACCTTTGCCTCGCGAGATGACAAACCCGAAGGGACCGTTCGCGGGTCTGGTGAGCTCCAGGAGGAGGGTGCCGTCCGGGAAGGCCTGAACGACTCGGCCCGCGGGACCCACGGGACCCACAGGACCCAGAACCCGAGTGGCTAACATGTTCTCCACACTCAATGCCCTCTGCACCCCCCTGTACAGGTAGTAGGACACAGACAGTTCAGTGAAATGGGGACTATGTTCACCTTCAAGAGAAATTAGCTGCAAAATATGTTTCTGATTGGAAATGGCTTCTTACAGTAATCTAGCTATAGGGTTTATATGCAAAGCATTTGGCCAAGTCAAACATTGCCTAGTGTGATTAAGGTCTCGATGGCATCGCTTTAAGAGCATTTGGAAAGCTGCCTGGGTTTGCAGTCTGGTGCCGTCAGGGACTGTTGTTTTGGTGAATTTTCACGACTGGCATGAAATGTCTGCTCCATGACAGTTCTTTTACGGTTTCAGAAAAATGTGAAAGTACAGAATCCTACTCTTTGAACATTTGGCAAAGCAGGTTGATTTAAAGCCTAGACACAATAAGAactattaccccccccccccacacacacacacacacacagaaacatgcttTGTACCTCGGCGACAGGCTGTAAGACACGGGCATCCCTCCCAGAATGGTAGGACGCTCCGCTCTCCTCTCCAGACTCTGCACCGAGGAGGCTTTCCGGAGCTGGGCCAGTGGGGACACCTGGTGGCAGAGAAGGGCATTGCAACGAGCTTTCATCATCCGGGTTGACGTTGTCTCCCTAAAACTCCCAGTCTCTATTGTTTCGCATGTCTCggccatgaaaacaaaaacccTGACATGAAAACGTTGAAGAACAGTACAAAAGTAAAGTCAGCGTTTAATAGGACATAATAGAACCCAAGCTGAATGGAACCACTGAACGGAACCCAGCTGAGGCCAAGTGAATTCCACTGAGTGGCTGGTGCTCACTGTGTTCAGGGCCTGCAGCGAGGGGGTCCTTTGCAGGCCAGTGTCGGAGGTGGGCCTCCTGGTGGGGCTGGGCGAGGCGGAGCTGACCCGGGATGCCGATACGCTGAGCTGCTCCATACTGCTGGACCGCCCGCCCTTCACCAGCCGGCCCACACTGTGGAGCCCGATGGAGGAGAAGAACCGCCGGAGTGAGAGTTTGGGTCTGCCGTCCCGCTCCGCCATAGTCCTTCTACAGACGTCACCCCGCGTGCAGAGGAAAACCAGTGGAAAATGCAGCTTTTTAACACATACATCTGGTTGTATTCTACTGAGTCCGGCTGAGACCTGAATCTGGGGTAGGAAACCCTGTGCCTGAGGTGGTACAGACCCTGCAGGGTTTTGGCAGCACATCGACCCAACCACTGAGTTAATGGATCAGCTGTCGGGCGGACTAAACTCAGGACGTTGTTTTAAATAAGAAATGGTCTTGAACTGGCTTGCAAGGTAAACTGAAGCTTGAAGGAACAATGAAATCAACACTCTTGGTATGTCATGGAAGGTCAAATACATGAAGTGTCTCATCTAAATGATTGCAATTCATTGTGGGATTGGAACGTATAGTTCAATTGATGCAAGATGTGTTAAGAATGACAAGAAGCAGTAAGGTGTCACCTGCATTAATAGAGCATATCACAGAGTAGCTCATGGTAAAGCTaaccagaggtgtaaaaagtactcaactgggttcggctgtgttcaccacagTATCTagttaagatctaagtaaccaggtaaagggagttcaaaactaaccagtaaGTAATTGTTTTGGCCCTGCAAGAACAAAGTCTCCTACCCAGtataaatacacagtacatGGATCTGATTGTAAAGTGGTGTCGGGGGTGGGGCCTATACTGACCGTGCCCCTTCCAGGCCCTCCTCCCACTGAGCCTCTGCTTTGAGGTGCTCCGCCCTCAGTAGCTCCGCCCTTAAGTCCTCTGCTCGGGACACGGCCAAGCAGCGTAGTGAACTGCGGTACTCTGGAAGACCGGCAGGCAGATCTCGACATGTGTCTCCACTCAGCGCCACACCTGGAAAAGACACATATCAGGGGTTTCGCCAGAAGCAAACACTCCGTGGACAAACTTACAAAGTGTCTTTGTCTAATGCAAAACATCCTATGTACTTACCAGCTCCATCGACAGCAGTATCCCAGAGGTCTGCCGCAGGGTGGTCGGGATTGACCCTGGCAGGGGCGTACCTGAGGGAGGAAGGCCGAATGCAGGGGACCAGGTCGGGGCTAGAGGGAGTCCCTGAGGGGGTGGAGACAGCACCCTCTCCATGCTGCTCTGCGTTTAGGTGCTCATGGTACTGAGGGCTTCCCCCGGGCCCGTCGTCTACACTGACGAGTCGATACTGAGCCGACGGCTTGACACCTCGCTGCCCACCTGCCCTGTTCTTGGAGCTTGACTTCAGAGCCGACTTGATGGGTAGTGGTGAGGTGCTATTTCCTGAGCCCTCCACCTGAGGGCGCTCCAGAGCTACAGGGCTGCCCAGAGCAAAGGTGACGGCTCTCCTACACACGTTCACCCTGTTTCTGGGGTTGGAGTTGCGACGGTGTGCCCAGGAGGCTCCATATGGTCCGTGACCCGATCCGACCCGTTTCAGGCGGTTCTCTCCTTTTCTGCTGCGCCTCCTGAGTTTACCAAAACCGGAGGTCCTGTCGCCGGGTCCCCTTTCTGCCCGCTCCTCTCTATCTTCTCCCAGAATCAGGACCCCCCCAAAAGTGACCCCTGCCGCTTTAGGACGTATGATGCTTGGCTGGTCAGGCTCGGAGATGCCATCGGAATGGCCCGGGGGGACCCAGCGAGGGACCTTTTTGCCCTGACTCTCGTCCACATCGCCGGGCTGGGACTGAGCGGTCTCTGGTTTGGGCACTGGAGGGTCCCTTAGAATAGATCCGCACGCTTCACATTTCCTCACCCCCACCTCTGCTGTCTGGGTGGAAGCAGCACTCGTGAACCCAGCGTCCTCCAGTGGCGGAGCGAGGCCGGCAATGCTGATGGTCGGGTCAGAATTCTTTCCCTGCATGCCCCTGGATTTCTCCTTGGCTTTATGGGCAGTGGCCCGCCCGCGCTCCTTCACCCGATTCAGGTAGCGAGACTCCACCTCCTTCTCTGACTCGTCTTCAAACCACACCCGCGTGGGTGAGTTAGCGTACAGTCGAGTACGGCCTACAGGCGAAGGACCTCGGTTTGGTGGGACCAGGAGTGGCCCTGATGACGGATGAGGGGCTGTCGCCTCTTCTTCAGCTTTTTCAGCTACATCCTTTTGTATTGGTGGCGAATTACTGACATGATGCTGCCTTCTGCTGGACAGAATAGGGAAGTACACTAGACAATATGATAATTACACTGGCATTGCGTGAACATGTACATAAACACAATGCAACTATtaccacaaaacacaaaacaacatgagtaatccttgtgtgtgtgtgtgtgtgttcatgttctCTCATGAGTTCTTAATACATTTCCTGTGAATCATCCCAACAGGGGAAAAGTGACACATAAAAACCATTAGAGAAAGTGAAAcatatggtgtgtgtggtaaaCACGGTTACATAACATATTACAGGCTCTGATTCTCCGTGGCATTATCCACTCTGTCATTCACATCCACTCTGTCATTCACATCCACTCTGTCATTCAGATAAATCAGAGGTCTTCCAGCCTCTCCTTAGGGTCTACCAGAATTTCCACAA encodes:
- the si:ch211-13f8.1 gene encoding uncharacterized protein si:ch211-13f8.1 isoform X1; translated protein: MEEEEVRFGQTSATAGSQPQNKASGDRVLLLGLVPEPGKAVPSSPSPSPSSPPPPGSAVHALRSKVKALSQRPCGRERKREKMREEKRTSELHAGRLASSQALTRQKCRSRGEVLPPVLSRHYDLRRQSSSSEDEVEEVVASVQLHSHPTELEREQEDWGATGGLDRSVPVQPRGLGEGASLESLDNIQSDSTRENKDGTPSSTKPTPSSSSTSSPSSTSSHRHWAPPRGFWRVARPETLILNGVDPQSAGVTPSTVSTSSSPGPPKDETPAGDNLSGPERKPRRFSADSAEEDQDESGSRWNMLRSDSLDCYIERCDKKKDEEPVDPPAGLRRAESWESVCSQDGALSLEETVAANRKARGLPASGRRNGDRGREKDVVDIPSLCVDLVDQTDASLNPSSSRDPEVDLTTPQQERLELPKSHLNPDELPLSPRHEQAMVLLERARLKARSNCAKGERPPTRRAHSAQRYNTRRQHHVSNSPPIQKDVAEKAEEEATAPHPSSGPLLVPPNRGPSPVGRTRLYANSPTRVWFEDESEKEVESRYLNRVKERGRATAHKAKEKSRGMQGKNSDPTISIAGLAPPLEDAGFTSAASTQTAEVGVRKCEACGSILRDPPVPKPETAQSQPGDVDESQGKKVPRWVPPGHSDGISEPDQPSIIRPKAAGVTFGGVLILGEDREERAERGPGDRTSGFGKLRRRSRKGENRLKRVGSGHGPYGASWAHRRNSNPRNRVNVCRRAVTFALGSPVALERPQVEGSGNSTSPLPIKSALKSSSKNRAGGQRGVKPSAQYRLVSVDDGPGGSPQYHEHLNAEQHGEGAVSTPSGTPSSPDLVPCIRPSSLRYAPARVNPDHPAADLWDTAVDGAGVALSGDTCRDLPAGLPEYRSSLRCLAVSRAEDLRAELLRAEHLKAEAQWEEGLEGARRTMAERDGRPKLSLRRFFSSIGLHSVGRLVKGGRSSSMEQLSVSASRVSSASPSPTRRPTSDTGLQRTPSLQALNTVSPLAQLRKASSVQSLERRAERPTILGGMPVSYSLSPRGVQRALSVENMLATRVLGPVGPVGPAGRVVQAFPDGTLLLELTRPANGPFGFVISRGKGRPVTGVYMEQVGDGAEEGLYSGLLGVGDELLEVNGEAVAGLTLDQVTRLMTRDSTATIRVLPHRRNGHAGTPR
- the si:ch211-13f8.1 gene encoding uncharacterized protein si:ch211-13f8.1 isoform X2: MEEEEVRFGQTSATAGSQPQNKASGDRVLLLGLVPEPGKAVPSSPSPSPSSPPPPGSAVHALRSKVKALSQRPCGRERKREKMREEKRTSELHAGRLASSQALTRQKCRSRGEVLPPVLSRHYDLRRQSSSSEDEVEEVVASVQLHSHPTELEREQEDWGATGGLDRSVPVQPRGLGEGASLESLDNIQSDSTRENKDGTPSSTKPTPSSSSTSSPSSTSSHRHWAPPRGFWRVARPETLILNGVDPQSAGVTPSTVSTSSSPGPPKDETPAGDNLSGPERKPRRFSADSAEEDQDESGSRWNMLRSDSLDCYIERCDKKKDEEPVDPPAGLRRAESWESVCSQDGALSLEETVAANRKARGLPASGRRNGDRGREKDVVDIPSLCVDLVDQTDASLNPSSSRDPEVDLTTPQQERLELPKSHLNPDELPLSPRHEQAMVLLERARLKARSNCAKGERPPTRRAHSAQRYNTRQHHVSNSPPIQKDVAEKAEEEATAPHPSSGPLLVPPNRGPSPVGRTRLYANSPTRVWFEDESEKEVESRYLNRVKERGRATAHKAKEKSRGMQGKNSDPTISIAGLAPPLEDAGFTSAASTQTAEVGVRKCEACGSILRDPPVPKPETAQSQPGDVDESQGKKVPRWVPPGHSDGISEPDQPSIIRPKAAGVTFGGVLILGEDREERAERGPGDRTSGFGKLRRRSRKGENRLKRVGSGHGPYGASWAHRRNSNPRNRVNVCRRAVTFALGSPVALERPQVEGSGNSTSPLPIKSALKSSSKNRAGGQRGVKPSAQYRLVSVDDGPGGSPQYHEHLNAEQHGEGAVSTPSGTPSSPDLVPCIRPSSLRYAPARVNPDHPAADLWDTAVDGAGVALSGDTCRDLPAGLPEYRSSLRCLAVSRAEDLRAELLRAEHLKAEAQWEEGLEGARRTMAERDGRPKLSLRRFFSSIGLHSVGRLVKGGRSSSMEQLSVSASRVSSASPSPTRRPTSDTGLQRTPSLQALNTVSPLAQLRKASSVQSLERRAERPTILGGMPVSYSLSPRGVQRALSVENMLATRVLGPVGPVGPAGRVVQAFPDGTLLLELTRPANGPFGFVISRGKGRPVTGVYMEQVGDGAEEGLYSGLLGVGDELLEVNGEAVAGLTLDQVTRLMTRDSTATIRVLPHRRNGHAGTPR